One bacterium genomic region harbors:
- a CDS encoding DUF1064 domain-containing protein, whose product MTTYSKPVIHGKDAATIKRLGIGEGHKASKYHNVPTVVDGISFDSKAEAARYGELKMLEQAGQIANLQAHPTFIIVDKDAHGGFMRYEADFMY is encoded by the coding sequence ATGACCACCTACAGCAAGCCCGTGATCCACGGCAAAGACGCCGCCACCATCAAGCGGCTAGGCATAGGCGAAGGGCACAAGGCGAGCAAGTACCACAACGTGCCGACGGTAGTTGATGGGATCTCATTCGACAGCAAGGCCGAGGCCGCGCGCTATGGCGAGCTCAAGATGCTGGAGCAGGCGGGGCAGATCGCCAACTTGCAAGCGCATCCTACGTTCATCATCGTGGACAAAGACGCGCACGGCGGGTTCATGCGCTACGAGGCCGACTTCATGTACC